From a single Francisella halioticida genomic region:
- the truB gene encoding tRNA pseudouridine(55) synthase TruB, whose protein sequence is MKKNRLNLNGVIVVDKVKGISSNKILQQLKHLFNAQKAGHTGTLDPMATGVLPICFGRATKIAQYLLDADKEYIATIKLGVETNSGDAEGDIIAQNDNIPALTEFLIEDILRRFRGEISQVPPMYSALKYNGQPLYKLAREGKKVEIKPRNIKIYELELLNLSETIIKVKVKCSKGTYIRSLAVDIGKTLGCGGHLIALQRTQSGPFNLDQAFTLEQLKDLNFTEKVASIASIESVFVEKPIYSLEEKEKDDLYKRGLLADKLNLDKTVRIYDNDKFVAIAEFEKGKLISKKFFDRDILISE, encoded by the coding sequence ATGAAAAAAAATAGACTAAATCTAAATGGTGTAATAGTAGTCGATAAAGTTAAAGGTATTAGTTCAAATAAAATTCTTCAACAGTTAAAACACTTATTTAATGCTCAAAAGGCTGGTCATACAGGAACATTAGATCCTATGGCAACAGGTGTTTTACCAATATGCTTTGGCAGGGCTACTAAGATAGCCCAATATTTACTTGATGCAGATAAGGAATATATAGCAACTATAAAGCTTGGTGTTGAAACTAATAGTGGTGATGCTGAAGGTGATATAATTGCCCAAAATGATAATATACCAGCTTTGACAGAATTTTTAATAGAGGATATATTAAGAAGATTTCGAGGTGAAATATCTCAAGTACCGCCAATGTATTCAGCGCTTAAATATAATGGCCAGCCATTATATAAGCTTGCAAGAGAAGGCAAAAAAGTTGAAATAAAACCTCGTAATATAAAGATATATGAATTAGAGCTGTTAAATTTATCTGAGACCATTATAAAAGTTAAGGTTAAATGTTCTAAAGGAACCTATATTCGAAGCTTAGCTGTAGATATAGGAAAAACATTGGGCTGTGGGGGACATTTGATTGCTTTACAAAGAACTCAAAGTGGTCCTTTTAATTTGGATCAAGCATTTACCCTAGAACAGCTAAAAGATTTAAACTTTACAGAAAAAGTTGCTAGTATAGCTAGTATAGAGAGTGTGTTTGTAGAAAAGCCAATATATTCTCTTGAAGAAAAAGAGAAAGATGATTTATACAAAAGAGGGCTTTTAGCAGATAAACTAAACCTAGATAAAACAGTTAGAATATATGATAATGATAAGTTTGTTGCTATAGCTGAATTTGAGAAAGGTAAATTAATAAGTAAAAAATTTTTTGATCGGGATATATTGATAAGTGAGTAA
- the lepB gene encoding signal peptidase I, whose product MELFNYFLNLGFTFWLLFLTLASGLVYAIDYVFFQKSRLAHYKEHLKGFTKKQKRQFYKDNGLKAPFIADQARSLFSVFIIVFFIRIFFIGNFLIPTASMTPTLPVGDFIFVNKTAYGIRAPFSNETLINMSEPKRGDIVVFHFPVNPNVDFVKRVVGLPGDVISYKDKMLTINGKKLKYTNCDKNAVNYYNQSMSAGAGDTICTEDLDGIKHQVDWIESVKGNDFENLKVPAGHYFVMGDNRDNSEDSRYWGFVPKKDLVGKAKLVWMSWDKIDKKFRWDQIGKVFK is encoded by the coding sequence ATGGAATTATTTAATTATTTCTTGAATTTAGGTTTCACATTCTGGTTACTATTTTTAACTTTAGCCAGTGGTTTGGTCTATGCCATAGACTATGTTTTTTTTCAAAAGTCTAGACTAGCTCATTATAAAGAGCACTTAAAGGGTTTTACTAAGAAACAAAAAAGACAATTTTATAAAGATAATGGTTTAAAAGCCCCATTTATAGCAGATCAAGCAAGATCATTATTTAGTGTCTTTATTATAGTGTTTTTTATAAGAATATTTTTTATTGGAAATTTTTTAATTCCAACAGCATCAATGACACCAACACTGCCAGTTGGTGATTTTATTTTTGTTAATAAAACTGCATATGGTATAAGAGCACCATTTTCAAATGAGACTTTAATAAATATGAGTGAGCCTAAGCGGGGCGATATTGTTGTATTTCATTTCCCTGTTAATCCAAATGTTGACTTTGTTAAAAGAGTTGTAGGCTTACCAGGAGATGTAATATCTTATAAAGATAAGATGTTAACAATAAATGGTAAAAAGCTTAAGTATACTAATTGTGATAAAAATGCTGTAAATTATTATAATCAATCTATGTCAGCTGGTGCAGGAGATACTATTTGTACAGAAGATCTTGATGGTATAAAGCATCAAGTTGATTGGATAGAGTCAGTTAAAGGTAATGATTTTGAAAACTTAAAAGTTCCGGCAGGGCATTACTTTGTTATGGGCGATAACCGTGATAATAGTGAAGATAGTCGTTACTGGGGATTTGTTCCAAAGAAAGATTTGGTTGGAAAAGCTAAATTAGTATGGATGAGCTGGGATAAAATAGATAAAAAATTTCGTTGGGATCAAATAGGAAAGGTTTTTAAGTAG
- the rnr gene encoding ribonuclease R → MSKYSIQNDPNRDTEAQKYDNPIPSREVILNYIKDTKLPVSIENIAMTLEIFKKSLFEGLVNRLGAMVRDEQLEKDKSYYSLPKMTPIYITSKVTSDRSSRLELFSNTLNTKVCIVSHQSKLVMVGDEVTAKVLGVNKRDRIEAEVKTIVSRAQKIVTGYYYKSFDCHFLKPISKNITSDIALLSPKEKIEHNSLIEAEIVVQPSVNSCAVARFKQEVEAVSPVKEAIMLAAQKYDLVEQWGKKALRYLDNISEDISVGSRVDLRDKHFVTIDGEDAKDFDDAVYAHKAKSGSWKLYVAIADVSNYVAKDSALDLDAKRRSTSVYFPGFVIPMLPEKLSNGLCSLRPKEDRYSLVCEMNISKEGKLSRYKFYSAVINSKARLTYTEVAKLLEKKQNIIVDENPQLVSNLFDLYDLFKILHSAREQRGAIDFDTVETQIILDEHNHIGSIVPRHRNDAHRLIEECMLVANVAAAKFMIKYKKTSPFRVHSEPKEDRMETLKKYLSRHGIHLAYGKNGKVTPKALSEMLESIKDRADYDDIQMMTLRSMNQAIYSINNDGHFGLAYKEYTHFTSPIRRYPDLVVHRLIKSIIAEYKHGGADYKDSELANICDNASQQERNADGASKQVENWLKCYFMQDYIGHVLEAQVKHVNGLGLFAELKDMYIEGLIHVSAIPGDYYIYDETKDILIGKRTHKIYKIGQDITVRVVRADLERAHIDFELYDPRSGKPFNENTSERLTDKKPKKNKKIKKKRVRRRKVKPNKKEVNNA, encoded by the coding sequence GTGAGTAAATATAGCATACAGAATGATCCTAATAGGGATACAGAAGCACAAAAATATGATAACCCTATACCTAGTAGAGAGGTTATATTAAACTATATAAAAGATACTAAGTTGCCTGTAAGTATCGAAAATATTGCAATGACTTTGGAAATTTTTAAGAAAAGTTTATTCGAGGGGTTAGTTAATCGCCTTGGCGCAATGGTTAGAGATGAGCAACTGGAAAAAGATAAATCATATTATAGTCTTCCAAAAATGACTCCTATTTATATAACCTCTAAAGTTACATCTGATAGAAGTTCACGACTAGAGTTATTTAGTAATACATTAAATACTAAAGTATGTATTGTATCGCACCAATCAAAATTGGTGATGGTTGGTGATGAAGTTACAGCTAAGGTTTTAGGTGTAAATAAAAGAGATAGGATTGAAGCAGAAGTAAAAACCATTGTTTCAAGAGCTCAAAAAATTGTGACAGGATATTATTATAAGAGTTTTGATTGTCATTTTTTAAAGCCAATAAGTAAAAATATAACTAGTGATATAGCTCTCTTGTCACCAAAGGAGAAAATAGAACATAACTCATTAATAGAAGCAGAAATAGTAGTTCAGCCAAGTGTAAATAGTTGCGCTGTTGCCAGATTTAAGCAAGAGGTTGAAGCTGTATCGCCTGTCAAGGAAGCTATAATGCTGGCTGCACAAAAGTATGATTTAGTTGAACAGTGGGGTAAAAAAGCGCTTAGATATTTAGATAATATTTCTGAAGATATTTCTGTAGGAAGTAGAGTTGATTTGCGTGATAAGCATTTTGTAACTATTGATGGTGAGGATGCTAAAGATTTTGATGATGCTGTATATGCACATAAGGCTAAAAGTGGTAGTTGGAAATTATATGTTGCAATTGCGGATGTTTCAAATTATGTGGCTAAAGATTCGGCATTAGATTTAGATGCTAAACGTCGCTCAACTTCAGTTTATTTTCCTGGGTTTGTTATACCAATGTTACCTGAAAAGCTCTCTAATGGACTATGTTCATTAAGGCCAAAAGAAGATCGATACTCTCTTGTTTGTGAGATGAATATTAGTAAAGAAGGTAAGCTTTCAAGATATAAGTTCTATTCAGCAGTTATTAACTCAAAAGCACGTCTTACTTATACAGAAGTAGCTAAACTTTTGGAGAAAAAACAGAATATTATTGTTGATGAAAACCCACAATTGGTGTCTAATTTATTTGATTTATACGACTTGTTTAAAATATTGCATAGTGCTAGAGAACAAAGAGGTGCTATAGATTTTGATACTGTTGAAACACAAATAATCCTTGATGAACATAATCATATAGGCTCAATTGTTCCAAGACACCGTAATGATGCTCATAGGCTGATTGAAGAATGTATGCTTGTGGCGAATGTTGCAGCTGCTAAATTTATGATTAAGTATAAAAAAACTTCTCCGTTTAGGGTTCATAGTGAGCCTAAAGAAGACCGTATGGAAACTCTAAAAAAATATCTATCGAGACACGGTATTCATCTAGCTTATGGTAAAAATGGTAAAGTTACACCAAAAGCATTGTCAGAAATGCTTGAGAGTATAAAGGATCGTGCTGATTATGATGATATTCAAATGATGACCTTGCGTAGTATGAACCAAGCAATTTATAGTATAAATAATGATGGACACTTTGGTTTAGCATACAAAGAGTATACTCACTTTACCTCGCCAATTCGTAGATATCCTGATTTGGTTGTGCATAGACTTATTAAATCAATAATTGCTGAATATAAGCATGGAGGGGCAGATTATAAAGATTCTGAACTGGCTAATATTTGTGATAATGCTTCACAACAAGAACGTAATGCTGATGGGGCTTCTAAGCAAGTAGAGAATTGGCTTAAATGCTATTTTATGCAAGACTATATCGGCCATGTTTTAGAGGCGCAAGTTAAGCATGTGAATGGTCTAGGTCTTTTTGCAGAGCTAAAAGATATGTATATAGAAGGTTTAATACATGTCTCAGCAATCCCTGGAGACTATTATATCTATGATGAAACTAAAGATATACTCATAGGTAAAAGAACTCACAAAATTTATAAAATTGGCCAGGACATAACTGTAAGAGTTGTCAGGGCTGATTTAGAAAGAGCACATATAGATTTTGAATTATATGATCCTCGTAGTGGAAAACCTTTTAATGAAAATACTTCGGAAAGGCTAACAGACAAAAAGCCTAAGAAAAACAAAAAGATCAAAAAGAAAAGAGTTCGCAGAAGAAAGGTTAAACCTAATAAAAAGGAAGTTAATAATGCTTAG
- the rnc gene encoding ribonuclease III: MIPEYSRLYNLLGYNFKDHTFLIRALTHRSKTKKNYERLEFLGDSILGFVIAEELYTQFPDMAEGKLSQIRAKLVKGATLAQLALSLKIDGYIILGASEQSGGQKRHKILEDVFEAIIGAIYLDSDFTTVKKTILNWYKIILSNINLDSVKIKDNKSELQEILLQNSLSLPEYNIEIIEGRDHEQLFTVKVSSCELGIDIKAQGTSRRKAEQQAAGKMIEILAKQGLHEKK; this comes from the coding sequence ATGATTCCTGAGTATTCTAGACTTTATAACCTTCTTGGTTATAACTTTAAAGACCATACTTTTTTAATTAGAGCTTTAACTCACCGTAGTAAGACAAAAAAAAATTATGAAAGACTAGAGTTTTTGGGCGATTCTATACTTGGTTTTGTAATAGCTGAAGAGTTATATACTCAGTTTCCAGATATGGCCGAAGGGAAGCTTTCACAGATAAGAGCAAAGCTTGTCAAAGGAGCAACTTTAGCTCAATTAGCATTAAGTTTAAAAATTGATGGTTACATCATTTTGGGTGCTAGCGAACAAAGTGGCGGACAAAAACGTCATAAGATTTTAGAAGATGTTTTTGAGGCTATTATTGGAGCTATTTATTTAGATAGCGATTTTACTACAGTTAAGAAAACAATATTGAACTGGTACAAGATAATATTGTCGAATATTAATCTAGATAGTGTTAAGATCAAAGATAATAAGTCAGAACTTCAAGAAATCCTTTTGCAGAACTCCTTGAGCTTACCAGAATATAATATTGAAATTATAGAAGGTAGAGACCATGAACAGTTATTTACCGTTAAAGTGAGTTCATGCGAGTTAGGAATTGATATAAAAGCTCAAGGCACATCACGTAGAAAAGCAGAGCAACAAGCTGCTGGAAAAATGATAGAAATATTAGCAAAACAAGGCTTACATGAAAAAAAATAG